The DNA segment gtacaattttatatatatagtaaaaatattttatgcaattatttattaaaatattttttgataagaaataattatttatttcttttcttattttctttagccataaaataattaagttttattaaaaaataaataagcatTATATCTATCATTTTAATCATGTctattaagtttttttgtcttgattataaatcaataatcaaATCACTTTCTGCTTCGCTAGTGAGAACAACTTATCTTGTAGAACTGATACTGAACTAAATAATACGTGTTATTTGTAAACTGATTTTTTACACCTCATGTGACATaaggttttaaaattttatacatagatTTATGTGTACAAGTATTATTACAAGTAAAACAATTCTTCTTGCAATAATATTCTactcataatttaaaaagtgagaatacttaaattttagtactttttatatagtatttttCAAGTTTGATTATGTATATCTTTACATTAACtagattatatgtataaaatcgGTTACTGAGTTTTCGTTGcaagaatttaatatgaatacaAACTGTATCAAGATTAATAGGTACGTGATAATAAGACCCGccatctaaaaaaaatcacaaaacaaatttaagaATACCCATATTTATTCAACGAAAGCAAATGATTGATTACTCACCTTAGTGAGAAGCGAAAAGTCCACAGTAAGCCCCTTTGCGGAGAATACATTTTCACAATGCAGTAATTGTAAGGAAAATAGGTGCAACTGCAACATAGGATTGAAAAAATTGgataattagataaatatgatataattagataaacatgatataattagataaattaagttataaactTTTCTAATCTAcctcatattttatttgcttatcGCTGGCACTGTTAAACGTGTCTTGAACTCTAATGCTGATCTCGGCAGCTTGATTCTTGCCTGTTTCGCAAGCCCATACTATCAGTACTATTTTTATAAGGCAATATGCTATTGTTGAAATGAAGTACTTGTAATAAACTTGATTTTCCTTATAGCTCATAGATCTCACTTGTATTCGCactaagtaaaaatatagatttaaagTGATTTGAATGAAGATCTTAACTATTGTAGAGAGAAGTTGCAAActaaagattattttcaacTTCTGTACTGTGCCGCTGAGTGCCAGATGTTGTTTTTTCAAAGCGTTGAGCTGCATCAATACAAGTGGATTTTTATGCTCGTAGTAAGTTCTCCTCAAAAAAGATGGTTCACGGTTTGTCATAAGTCTTCGCAGATTCGTCAGATTGTCGTTGATTTGCTTGAAACAAGCTTTTAGTACACAAACGCAATTCATGTATAGCATATCCATTTGGAACACCAACAGAACGATGTATAGTATAAAAATCTTGCGCAAGATGCCGAATTGCATCCTGCAGTAATATATTACAGCTTGCACGACTATTAAGAAGAATCCAAAAATATCCTTTGCATGGATCATTCTAGATAGATTCTGATATGATTCCTCGGGCAATCTCAAAGAGATCTTCATTATGGTTTGAATTAAACGCATTCGTGATTCAGTTAAAATGAATGTAACGACTGCTATGAAACCGCCGAAAATATAGAAACAGTTACGCTCAAGTGACATgggaaaacttttaaatttaactttgttagaaaaattgtCATAGAGAATTGTCAGGTTATAAACGCATGAAACACACGTAATAACGCACGACAAAATATAGCATGGTTTAGAAATCTTGAACGTTGAATCGTCAATCTTGTATGGAAATATTCCTAGAATGCGACAAAAAGTGAAGCAGGGATACATTAGCGATTTAAAATTCGTTGCATGGAAAAGCCACcgtattttccatttttctctgtctttgagtttttgaaattttgatgacAAATTGAACATATTCATTGAAGTGTTATAAGAGCGTAACTATAGAAGAATAACAcagatttatatgtattacaataaaaaaactattatttgcACGTTATCTATGCACTTTATCGTTAATGTTTACAAGAAATCTTCATTTAACTATAACTTTTATGTTAACGTAAGGAGTGCAAGGATTGATATAAACTTCCCGTAATCTGTCCACACCTGACGAGTTTGATTTTAAAACTACTGACGATTATTGCGTCGAGTAGCGAAACAGGAATATGTCAGTCATGAGATAACCATAGTCTTTCTCTTATCACATCTGGAACACGCATAAAGTAATGATGTGTAGTTGCTGTGTCATTCAATCCACTATTCTCCATCTAGATCACGTACAAATCGAATAAGTATTATCAAGATTTACGCAATATGCCAtcgtaatataaatacatataaatttaaataaatagcaataaaagaggaatagagaaagagagagaaagagagagagaatatgttatacattaaattaaaaacagaaaGGCATAAACTTTTGCTTTAAACCAAATTAACAGCTCATTCTGTTAGTTTTAtgtatttgacaattttttaaatgataatgtaactgataaaattagtaaaatgtttaaataatttatgtatttaattattatattattcttgttataaattatgctttctgtaaaattttctttccatTTGCTATTTTTTACCAATACACGTATAGCTTCTGTTACTCTATCATTTTGTgagtttacataaaatttgatgttataaataaattaaaatgttattaatatttttactttctgGTATTTTACTTCTTActgttaaataaaacaaactgATGTACACacaataattctataattattccttaactgtaatattaattatcatacaTTAGATACTTCTTATTTcgtatgcattttttaattattattattttcttaaatcataaattttcaatataatattttgtaggagaaacatttgttttttttacatatatataaatcaacaaatcaatatattttattggatAAAATCAACCAGTTTTCTTTGcttttagatataaatattatacatttctatattacagaatttttaaacatgAGAGAAAACATAATGTGAAATAaggtaaaaataatgaatttttaggTTTGTCGTTGTTGATCTTTattctattgttttttaattgtaacatGACAATTAAATTTGGATGATAGATTTGTGTTTAGCGATAAGAATTGATAAACTATTTACATTCATGTAAAATgttgtacaattataatacaatgtagttaatatgtacataagataacattttcaaatttctttatacatgtatgagtatataaatatttctataaacataaaacatCCCAGAGAGATAAAACAtactatctttaataatattctacttacaataataaaaattaaaatatttaatatttgaaatatcttttctaTGTTCAAACAGATATCTCTTTATCAACTAGATTTactagattatattttaattaattataattcaatttttgaatgcaagaataaaatagaaattgtatCAAAACTAATAGGTACGTGGTAATGCTACCTACcatctaaaaaacaaaatcatcaaataaaattaaatatatttacatttatataagaaaaaaaagattgatcACTCACCACAGTAAGAAATGAAGCGTCCATAGTAAAACCCTTTGCAGTGAATGTGTTTTCACGATACATTAATTGCAGAGAAAACAGCTGCAACTGCAAcatattagattaaaaattgtttggtttaaaattgaaaatatttacaaatctaataaattaatcctatctaaaaaaggagatgttaaatcgaatcgaatttattgttgccgcttttccgagatgctgattggctatctcgctatctcgttgttaagtgcgtcgtgactttcttcacttcgtgtcatttccagctgtcaaactacttcgtgtcattttcagctgtcaaactgtcacttttgatagctgattgaaataattacaagaaatcagggaaaaagaaaaaagagccaaataaaaaatatacgagaggaagagaaagagagagagagagaaagagagaaagggggggggagaagtaagaatcctttctaaaaaagggcatggcatcaatactcgcatctctcgaagtattgttgtcgcttttccgcgatgccgattaaacgtgtgtcaatagtttttaaaaaagttatggtgttgtaattaataaaaacattttttttttaattattttgcccggaaaacttgaattttgaaagctggacgtgaagtgctaattgaatatcgacagatttatttattttagcgcagttttcatatagttccggacgcgtccaataattttctaaagagttccagttatataattaattaaaacattttttaaacaattattttgtccgaaaaacttgacttttgagggctaaaggtgagatgctgtttaaatatcgacagttctatttattttaacggaattcttatatagttccggacgcgtacaataaatttctaaagagttccggtaatataattaattaaaacattttttaaacaattattttgcccgaaaaacttgaatttttgggctagacgtgaaatgcaaatcgaatattgacaattATGTCTATttcaacgcagttttcatatagttctgtacgcgtataatggttttttaaagagttacggcgttataattaattaaaacattttttaaacaattcttttgcccgaaaaacttgaatttctaaggctacacgtcaagtgctatttgaatattgacagatctatttattttaacaaaattctcatatagttcgggacgcgtacaatatgtttctgtaaagttccggtgatataattaattaaaacattttttaaacaattattttgtttgaaaaacttgaatttctaaggctacacgacaagtgctaatcgaatatcgacagatctatttatttgaacgtaattcttatatagttcgggacgcttacaatatgtttctataaagttcaggtgatataattaattaaaacattttttaaacaattattttgcccgaaaaacttgaatttctaaggctacacgacaagtgctaatcgaatatcaacagatctatttatttgaacttaattctcatatagttcgggaagcgtgcaatatgtttctacaaagttcaggtgatataattaattaaaacattttttaaacaattattttgcccaaaaaacttgaatttctaaggttacacgacaagtgctaatcgaatatcgacaaatctatttatttgaacgtaattctcatatagatcgggacgcgtacaatatgtttctacaaagttcaggtgatataattcattaaaacattttttaaacaattattttgcccaaaaaacttgaatttctaaggctacacgacaagtgctaatcgaatatcgacagatctatgtattttaacgtaattctcatatagttcgggacgcttacaatatgtttctataaagttcaggtgatataattaattaaaacattttttaaacaattattttgcccaaaaaacttgaatttctaaggctacacgacaagtgctaatcgaatatcgacagatctatttatttgaacgtaattctcatatagtttgggacgcgtacaatatgtttctgtaaagttccggtgatataattaattagaacattatttaaacaattattttgcttgaaaaacttgaatttctaaggctacacgacaagtgctaatcgaatatcgacagatctaattattttaacgtaattctcatatagttcgggacgcgtacaatatgttgtctataaa comes from the Monomorium pharaonis isolate MP-MQ-018 chromosome 9, ASM1337386v2, whole genome shotgun sequence genome and includes:
- the LOC105835796 gene encoding uncharacterized protein LOC105835796 yields the protein MNMFNLSSKFQKLKDREKWKIRWLFHATNFKSLMYPCFTFCRILGIFPYKIDDSTFKISKPCYILSCVITCVSCVYNLTILYDNFSNKVKFKSFPMSLERNCFYIFGGFIAVVTFILTESRMRLIQTIMKISLRLPEESYQNLSRMIHAKDIFGFFLIVVQAVIYYCRMQFGILRKIFILYIVLLVFQMDMLYMNCVCVLKACFKQINDNLTNLRRLMTNREPSFLRRTYYEHKNPLVLMQLNALKKQHLALSGTVQKLKIIFSLQLLSTIVKIFIQITLNLYFYLVRIQVRSMSYKENQVYYKYFISTIAYCLIKIVLIVWACETGKNQAAEISIRVQDTFNSASDKQIKYEVD